The window GCCACCGCGCCGTCTGCGGCCGGGCGCAAGCGGCTGGGCGCGAGGCTGAAGACCGGGCTGGCGGTGCTGGACACGATGTTGCCGCTGGTGCGCGGGCAGCGGATGGGGCTGTTCGCGGGTTCGGGTGTGGGCAAGTCGACCCTGCTGTCGTCACTGGCGCGCGGGATCGAGGCGGATGTCGTTGTCATCGCCATGATCGGCGAGCGAGGGCGCGAATTGCGCGAGTTCGTCGAAGAAACCCTGGGTCCCGACGGAATGAAGCGCGCGATCATCGTAACGGCCACCTCTGATCAATCGCCCCTGATGCGCCGACGCTGTGCCTGGGCCGCCATGTCGGTGGCCGAGCATTTTCGCGATCAGGGTCGCCATGTGCTGTTCCTTGCGGACTCGATCACCCGTTTTGCCGAGGCGCATCGCGAGATCGCGCTATCTGCTGGCGAAAGCGCCAGTGATCGCGGCTTTCCGCCATCGACCGCCAATATGATCATGGCGCTGGCGGAACGTGCGGGGCCCGGTCCTGACGGTGCGGGCGACATCACGGGTATTTTCAGCGTACTGGTCGCGGGTTCCGATATGGAGGAACCCATCGCGGATATCCTGCGCGGCGTTCTGGACGGGCATGTCGTGCTGGACCGCGCGATTGCCGAACGTGGACGATTTCCAGCCATCGACGTGGTGCGATCCGTTTCGCGTTCCCTGCCGGCGGCTGCCAGCGTCAAGGAGAACCGGCAGATTGCGCATGCACGGGCAGCCTTGGGGGCATATGCCGAGTCCGAATTGATGATCCGTGCCGGCCTCTATTCGCCCGGCACCGACCCAAAGCTGGACGAAGCGGTAAAGCTTTATCCACGTCTGGACGATTTCATTACGCTACGTCGCGATAGCGTCGCGGACAGCTTTTCGGCTTTGGGCGAGGCATTGACAGTTGCGGGGCGGGGCGGGTTGGCGCGTTCGTGAGCATGTCTGTGCAACTCTCTGGCGCGATAGCGGTTAATCATTGTTAGCCCCGTCGGGCTGACCATTGCGGCGGGTGACGAGAATTGCAACTGTCCGCCGGTTTCAAAAGGGAAGGCGCATGGCGATAACCGAATATTTCATCCGCTATCTGCAGCGGCGTGATGAGATTGGCGAAGAAGATCTTTCGCGACTTAGGTCCATCAAGACCGACCATGTCAGTTTTGCGCCCGGAGAGGTGATCGTGCCCGCAGAGCGGATTGCGCGCCGCAGTTGCATGATGCTGCAAGGCATGTCAGCGCGCTCGCATCGACTGGTCGGACGCCCCGACGAACGCGTGATCACCGCCGTGCATGTGCCCGGCGATTTTGTCGACCTGCACGGCTTTGTTCTGGCCGGGCTGGAGCATTCTGTCGTGTCGCTTGGTCCGACCGAGATCGAGTTTATCGATCATGACGAACTGATCGACATCACGGAAAGCTTTCCGCATCTGACCCGGCTCTTGTGGATGGCCACGCTGATCGACGCGGCGATCCACCGGCAGTGGCTGGTCGCTGCCGCCTCGCTGCGGTCGAGTGCGCATCTGGCGCATCTGATTTGCGAGATTTATGTCAGGCTGAACGCGGTAGGGGCGGCCCAATCGCATCGCTTCTACTTGCCGCTGCTGCAACGCGAACTGGCTGAAATTCTTGGCTATTCGCCGATCCATATCAACCGTGCGGTCCGCGATCTGCGCGATCGGGGCTATTTGCGCTGGACCGGCAGCGAGGTCGAAATTCTGGATTGGCCCGGGCTTAGCCGGTTGGCGCGCTTTGATCCCACCTATCTGGATATGGAAAAGCACCGGCGCTGAGGCGCAGCACCGGGATCACTGACACAGGCGCCAGCCGCCATTGCGGGCGGCCACGTCCAGATGCAGGTGGTCGTCATGGGCGGCATTGCTGCCGGGGCCCAGAACCGTCGAGAAATACAGGCAAGCGGCGCCGCGCACCGCGCGCTGAAAGGACTCGATCAGATCGCCACTATCCTCGCGCGGCGCCACCGGGATCGGCTCGGCGTCGCGGAACGTGAAACTGGCGATGTCGATGGCGTTTCCATAGGCATGTTCGGAAAGTTTGGCCTCGCCGCCAGTGCCGATCCGGCCACGGCAATCATAGGTGGTTCCCATCTGCAGGCCCGACAGCGATGGCGCGCCGGGCATGCGACCGGCTGCAGGGCGAACGAAATCGCGCAGCCAGAAACCAAGCGCACGTGCCGTGTCGCAGCGCATGTTTGCGCCGCCGGCCAGTGTCACGCCGGGCAGGATATGTGTCACCCGGAGTGGGCGGGAGATGCCGCAATCGCGCTGGTCTGTGTCGGTGATCGCGGGCAATTCCTCATAGACCGTGCCCAGATCATGTAGTGCCAACAGACAGGCCGAATAGTCGAAATCGCTTTCGCGCAGCGTCTGGTGAACTGGCGGCCCCGCAGGTTCTTCGGGTTCTTCGGGTTCAGCCGGGTCAGGGTTTGAGGGGGCTGCAACGGGACCGCCATCGTCAGGCAGGCCATCGGAGGCCGCCTGGGCAGGCGCGGTGTCGTCCTGTTCCTGCAGGCTGGGTCGATCCGCCGGGCGCTCGCCGCCGAGCGGTTCGCTGTCATCCGCCACGGGCGGGCGCTTGCCCTCGGTTACTGCCGGCTTTTCGGGCGGGCGCGTCGCCTCTGCCGTTTCAGATTGCGCCCATGCGCCGCCCATGGGCAGCATCAGTGCGGCAACCAGCGCGGCGAGGCGGATCATTCCTGACCGGCCTCGGGCAAGGGCAGCGGCGCGCTGTCCGACAGGGCATTCGACAAGGCATCGGACAACGCATCCGAGATCGCCTGATCCTCTTCTGGGGTGCTCAGGGTCCGGGCCTCTGATTCAGTCGTGTCTTCGTGAACCGCATCGGGCAGTGGCGCGGTCGCCGCCGCTGGCAAGTCAGAGGTCGCCGGGGCGGGCAGCGTCGTGGTCGTCACTGCGGGCGTCGTTGCGTCATTGGCGGGCAGAGGCTCTGCCACCGTGGCTGCCGTATCCGTCGCCGGCGAGGTGGTCGGCGTTGCTGTCGTCGCGGGTTCAGCCGTGACCGCCGTGGCAGCAGCCGTGCTGGCGACGGCCTCTGGTGTTTCGGGTGATGTCGCGCCGGTCACTTCGGCGATGGTTGTTCCGGGTTGCAGAAACTCGACCGTGGTGACGCCGGGCTTGACCATGTTCGCCAATTCGCGCGCGTCCCAATTGGTCAACCTGACGCAGCCATTGGACTGATTGACGAACAGCCGCGATGGCGTCGGGGTGCCGTGAATGCCATAGGTCGGCTTGGACAGATCGATCCAGACGTTGCCCACGGGACCATTCGGTCCCGGCGGGATCGTCAACACCTTGTCGTTCTCGCCCTGCTTGAAATTGACCTTGGGGTTATAGGTGTAGTTCGGATCAAAGGCGATGGTCACGACCGTGTGGTTGCCCGACGGCGATGGCGTCGCATCCGAGCCGACCGTCGCGGGATAATCGACAACCATATCGCCGTTGGCGTCATATCCGGCAACGCGGCGGGTTGCCTTGTCGATGATGATGCGCGTGACCTCGGCCTTGATCGGCTTGGATGGGGCGGTGACCTTGATCGTTGAACCGGGCACAAGTGCAACGCCGGGGTTCAGAAAGGCGATGAACTTGTCATCCATGTGAAACCGTTCGCCCAGTTTTTCGGCGACGCTGGTATAGGCCAGCGTGCTCATCTGGGCCTTTTCCGCGTAGTCGACCGGGATCGCGTCGACCAGACCCTCGGCATCGGCCTGCGTGATCGTATAGTCCTGCGTGACGGGGGTCGCTGCATAGGGTTGCAGCAAGTTCCAGACACTCGGATCCATGATGCCGTCCACGGGCAGACCGGCACGCCGTTCAAAGGCCCTGATGGCGCTTTCGCTCATCCCGCCCTTGTAGCCGTCAATCACCCCCGGTGAGGTCCCCGAGCGGTCCAGCAGAATCTGGATTTTGGCAGTCAGCGCTGATCGCCCGGACGCGAGATCGCCTGCCGTATAGGTTGCGCCGTCTATCTGGGCTGCCGAAAAGCTGTCGGCGGCCTGTTGTTGCGCAATGGCGGTGCTGGCAAGCAGGGCGGGCAGAAGGCTGAGGCAAAGAGTCGCGAAAATGGGGGCGCGGCGCAGGGGCATGTAAATCTCCG is drawn from Paracoccus tegillarcae and contains these coding sequences:
- a CDS encoding Crp/Fnr family transcriptional regulator, whose protein sequence is MAITEYFIRYLQRRDEIGEEDLSRLRSIKTDHVSFAPGEVIVPAERIARRSCMMLQGMSARSHRLVGRPDERVITAVHVPGDFVDLHGFVLAGLEHSVVSLGPTEIEFIDHDELIDITESFPHLTRLLWMATLIDAAIHRQWLVAAASLRSSAHLAHLICEIYVRLNAVGAAQSHRFYLPLLQRELAEILGYSPIHINRAVRDLRDRGYLRWTGSEVEILDWPGLSRLARFDPTYLDMEKHRR
- a CDS encoding extensin family protein, with amino-acid sequence MIRLAALVAALMLPMGGAWAQSETAEATRPPEKPAVTEGKRPPVADDSEPLGGERPADRPSLQEQDDTAPAQAASDGLPDDGGPVAAPSNPDPAEPEEPEEPAGPPVHQTLRESDFDYSACLLALHDLGTVYEELPAITDTDQRDCGISRPLRVTHILPGVTLAGGANMRCDTARALGFWLRDFVRPAAGRMPGAPSLSGLQMGTTYDCRGRIGTGGEAKLSEHAYGNAIDIASFTFRDAEPIPVAPREDSGDLIESFQRAVRGAACLYFSTVLGPGSNAAHDDHLHLDVAARNGGWRLCQ
- a CDS encoding FliI/YscN family ATPase, producing the protein MGQGSFVTHYGRVSAIRAGVVGLSGLGGRASVGDRISLKLDQRQIAGEVVALSQRQTTVLAEGSIEGLSIGAEAQLIGAPAIAPCDAWIGRIVDPLGQPLDGRPLPRGSEPRSYRATAPSAAGRKRLGARLKTGLAVLDTMLPLVRGQRMGLFAGSGVGKSTLLSSLARGIEADVVVIAMIGERGRELREFVEETLGPDGMKRAIIVTATSDQSPLMRRRCAWAAMSVAEHFRDQGRHVLFLADSITRFAEAHREIALSAGESASDRGFPPSTANMIMALAERAGPGPDGAGDITGIFSVLVAGSDMEEPIADILRGVLDGHVVLDRAIAERGRFPAIDVVRSVSRSLPAAASVKENRQIAHARAALGAYAESELMIRAGLYSPGTDPKLDEAVKLYPRLDDFITLRRDSVADSFSALGEALTVAGRGGLARS
- a CDS encoding L,D-transpeptidase family protein → MPLRRAPIFATLCLSLLPALLASTAIAQQQAADSFSAAQIDGATYTAGDLASGRSALTAKIQILLDRSGTSPGVIDGYKGGMSESAIRAFERRAGLPVDGIMDPSVWNLLQPYAATPVTQDYTITQADAEGLVDAIPVDYAEKAQMSTLAYTSVAEKLGERFHMDDKFIAFLNPGVALVPGSTIKVTAPSKPIKAEVTRIIIDKATRRVAGYDANGDMVVDYPATVGSDATPSPSGNHTVVTIAFDPNYTYNPKVNFKQGENDKVLTIPPGPNGPVGNVWIDLSKPTYGIHGTPTPSRLFVNQSNGCVRLTNWDARELANMVKPGVTTVEFLQPGTTIAEVTGATSPETPEAVASTAAATAVTAEPATTATPTTSPATDTAATVAEPLPANDATTPAVTTTTLPAPATSDLPAAATAPLPDAVHEDTTESEARTLSTPEEDQAISDALSDALSNALSDSAPLPLPEAGQE